The DNA window CTATCCCACTTTCTGGGAGCAGGTGGATGTGTAGCCATATCTGTCTGAGCTAGCATGTGACAGAAAGGTAAAGAAGCGTCCCCTTGTACCCTTTCtgtcaaggtaagtgaacttatccatagcattcaaAATTTATTTATGGTAATTGATGGTTCCACATATAGAGGCTGTGTTGCTGGCTGGTGGGAAAtcactgttttcttggtgttaattgtcaggccaaaatgaTCACAAGGGACAGAGAGTTGAGCtatactctgttgcatctcagcctcagaagtTGCATGGAGTGCACActtatctgtgaacaaaaagtgaAATAACAATCCTAGAGAGTCATGAGGCACTGGGTTCTAAGTGAGGGCGACTGCAGGCAGATGGAGTCCAAAGCCAGGATGCCAGACCACCAAATGCAGTAGGCCTAACCTAGGCTGGGCAGCCCGGGGTAGAGGTCACGGAGCAGACAGTGAAGCCAGAAAGACATGGGCTCAAATCcctctgtatgatcctgggcaactctcaGAGACTCTGAGTTACAGAGTTGGTGGCTATGTGCTTCAAGAGAGGGAGTttccgaggggcagctaggtggcgcagtggatagagcactggccctggattcaggaggacctgagttcaaatgtgtcctcagacacttgacacttactagctgtgcgaccctgggcaagtcacttaaccccaattgcccagcaaaaaaaaaaaagagagacagagacagagacagagagagggagtttccttatctgggagaTCCCTGAACCAGGGAAGAAAGGTTtaggtaaaaaaaacccaaccaaaacccAACACACATGGTGGGTTGCTGGGTCTACCACAAGATCAGTAGCTGTAGGAACCTTAGACATCCCCTAGTCAAGTACTCagattgtatagatgaggaaacaggccagaGAGGAAATGGGACTGGCCCTGGGTCAGGTCATTTGGCTAATAAATGGCAGGGCAAAGATTTGGGTCCAGTTCTATctgacccagtgctctttccatgagCAATTTCCAAATAGGAATCCAGAAAAGTTTAGAGGCGACTGTGGCTTGGGGCAGTTGATGGAAACTTCTTGCAGAAGAGGAGGTTGGAGGTGGGTGGAATTTGAATAAATGGCCGTGATGAAGGAGGACATTGTGAGCAAAGGGCAGAGGACCATAGAGACAATACTAATGACAAGGAGGAATAGGGAAATGACTGACATTTCTATCATACTCTGTGATTCCATGGTTGGTACATTTGATCCTCAGgtattttatagctgaagaaactgaggctcagaaaaactAAGCAAGATGAATGGAGTGTAGCACATTcctgatgcagtggataaaccagTATAGTAGGAGGGTCAGGTATGTGGAGGATAGTAGAGATCACGTTGCAGTGGTCCATGGGAATCAGATTCTGGAGGTCCTTGAATACTGACCCAAACGACTTGGAATTGTTTTCCTATGGATGATGGGGAGCTCTCTCACTGATGCTCAATTGCAGTTGTTTCTTATGTGGGGAAATACTGTCGGTGGCTGGGAGCTGGTCATGGAGACCTCATTGTTAGGCATAGAAGGTGGACAAGATAGAGACAAGATATAGGGTGTGAATTTGGAAAGTGGAGCTCCTAACAGCTTACATCATTACCACCCACCATCCCCACCATCATTTCCCACTGGACTTCTGTGACTGACATCACCATGCCCACCCCGGGTTGAATACCTTCTCTCTATTCCCCATTCAGCCAACTTCCTTTTGGGCTTTGTCTTTCCCTATTAcattctaagttccttgagggaaggactgCCTTGACATTTTTGTACTTGTGTCTacagcacttggcacagggctaagcacatagtaggcacttaataaatgtttattgactgacaccATCATCTTCACCAATCTCATCAGTCATTAACCATTAGCATCATGGAGTAGTGATGGTGTCCTGACCAGGAATAAGAAATCAAGGAGGGGCCTCTGGCTTCTAGCTTGGTTTTAAATGTGAATTCGAGATGATGACAGGACATCGATGTGGGGAATGTGGGGAATGTGGGGCTAGCTGGAGCCCAGGAGAGACAAGTCTACAAGACCTGCAAAGAATACTAGGTTTCGAGgtggaaggacctcagagaacaTCGTCAGAGACTCCTCTCCTTGAAAAGGACCTTTGTGACCAATGAGTCTCATCCCAtcattttacacgtgaggaaGCTGGGGCTCAGAGGGGTGACATGACTGGTCCAGAGTCACTCAGTGTCCAAAGGTGGGGTTTTCCCCAGCACTCTCTACTGCACAACACTGCATCTCACACTTtgtgaatcaacaagcattgattactatgggccaagtgctggggatatagacAAAAATCAGGCTACTTTTTGGGGAAGAGCTGGGGTAGGGTAGGTAAATGCATAGCAATTTCTGAGATCAGGACACTAGGAACTGGGGGCAGTAGAAGAGTTCATGTTGGGAGTAATGCTGGAACTATGGAAATGTTTgcatcagttgtgtctgactcttcatgaccccatttggagtcttcttggcagagatcctggaagggtttgccatttccttctccagctcacttttcagatgaggaaactgaggcaaacagcgttaaatgacttgcccactcacaaagcttgtaagtatctgaggctagatttgaactctatgtttggtactctatccactgagccatctagctgcccagggaaATTAGGGAGGTGGGCTTAGAGCCCAGCCTGTACAAAGcatggaggcaagagatggagaACCAAGTATGAGGAATGGCCAGTGTGGCTGGACCAGAGCGTGTGTGGAGGGGAGTCACACACAAACCTGGGAAAGTATTCAGAAGCACAACATTgtatataccttttgacccagaagtGCCACTGCTAGGTACGTAGCCCCAAAAAACCAGGGACCGAGGGAAATGGTCCCCTTGTCCCAAAATGTCTCTTGCGGCACTATTTGTTGTAGCAAAATACTAGAAGCAAAGGAAGTGGCATCAATCGGGGGAATCAGTGACCAAATTGTGGTACCTGAATGTAATGGGGAATTCCTGAATCATCTCCTTTTcgtcttcctccctcttccccagccCAGACAAAACCTTTGCCCTCCTGATTTGTGACTGCCCGACCCAACAACCATTACATGATAAGCTCCTCCATGCCTCCCATCACTCATCTCTCTCCAgagatctcttcctcctccccctcctcctcccctcttccttctcctctcctcttcctcctcctcctcaccttgctcctccccccatctccttctcctttccctctccgccacctcctccctttcctctcttcctcctcctcctcaccttgctcctccccccccatctccttctcctttccctctctgccacctcctctctttcctctcttcctcttcttcctttcccgcTTCCCTGGCAGCCACCTTGGCCCAACATGGGTACTcttcctctgccctcccccagcTTTCCAGCCTCTGTTTATTCATTgtctggcccagagtcacacactgtgtgtgtgtgtgtgtgtgtgtgtgtgtgtgtgtgtgtgtgtgtgtgtgtgtgtgtgtgaagcagaCTGGAACCCCAGTCTTCCTggatttctgtctttctgtcctcCATAGCCCTGCCTGCCTGAGCACATCCTCATAGACGCAACAAATGTGCTGAACTAGACTTagattgaactgaactgaattgaattggaatgAGCCATTTCTCTGGGAGGGACTTTCCCATGTTAGGGAGTAGGGGGCTGGGGAAAGGGGTCCTTGCCAAGTTCCTTCCACCCCAAGTGAAGCCCCCCAGGAGACTGTGGCCATGCCTACCCTCAGCCCCATGGCTAGAGCCagcttcctcttctctgcctcccacAAAGCTGCtatgggtttttctttcttttttcttttttttgggagggggggaatgggggttaagtgacttgcccagggtcacacagctaataagtgtcaagtgtctgaggccagatttgaactcaggtccgcctgaatccagggccagtgctttatccactgcactacctagctgtccctactgctatggatttttaaaaaattatttgtaatttacttttaacatacatttttcaaaattttgagttccaaattctctccctcctttctgtccttcccctctccattgagaaagcaagaaatgtgatatcaattatacatgtgaagtcaggcaaaagatatttccatatgAGGCATGTTGcaaaaatgaggagactgaggaacaggaaagttaagtgacttgcccagggttacacagatagaaTGCTAGGATTCTTGATTTAAAGGTAgaaagaaggaggggcagctaggtggcacagtggataaagcaccagtcctggattcaggaggacctgagttcgaatccggcctcagacacttgacacttactagctgtgtgaccctgggcaagtcacttaaccctcattgcccagcaaaaataaaataaaataaaataataaaataaaggtagaaggaaccttagaggccaacTAGTTCAACCTTCCCATTTACACATagggaaagtgaagcccagagaggtttggtgacttgccaaaagtcacacagcatCAAGTGAAAGAGAAGGCATTAGAACTCAGAGCTTGTCctactacagggtgggccaaaagtctcAAAGGGgtctaatgttttaataactttgtaGAGATACTTTccaacatttttataagatttctagttccaaatatttctccctccttcccttccctccccccagatagcaagcaatctgatataagttatatgtgtacaatcacatttaataactttttgaaaatcatttttctttttttttaccatttatgaaatttgatttttcacaagtAATATAAATTCTATTTATACTGTACATGATGCTAtggcattgtaaattaaaaacaaaaaataaaggagttcttAAATATTGGTGACTTTTGGCTCACTCAGTACATTGATGGCAGAAGCATTGCTGCCTTTTGACCCTTGACAAGCATTTTGTAGACATTGTCTCATTTGTCTGTTACGACCACCCTGTGAGGGAAGGACTCCAagtgatattatccccattttataagtcAGGAAACCGAGACTGAGAGAATGAAGTAATGTGGCCACCAAGGGAGGAACAgagtcaggattcgaacccaggtccttggattTCAGATCTAGCTTTCTTCCCATATGGTGACCGAGGAAGATAAGGAACAAAGGCTCCTGTAGCAGCCTCTGCAGATTTCCAGTCCTactagagcaccggcctggaagTGACAGGGACTAACACAAATGAGTCATCTCCTCTCTCTGGACCAAAGTTTCGTCATTTGTACGAGAAGTGGGAGGGGTTGGGGCTCAGCCTTCAAATTTCCATCAGTGACCAAGTTCTATGTCATGTTTTAAGGTCTTTCCCTGCCCTAACATTAtctgctctaaggtccctttcaatctGTTATTTTAACCCAGGCCAGCTGTGGCTGTAttctgtgttctttcttttttatttttcaggacaatgagggtgaagtgacttgcccagggtcacacagctagtcaagtgtcaagtgtctgaggctggatttgaactcaggtcctcctgaaaccagggccagtgctctatccactcatgAGCTACATGATATTGGGTAATTTCCTTCACTTTCTGGACCTCTGTtccattatctgtaaaataagatgagaCTAAATCCCCTTTccagtcccttccatctctaaacccTGAGCTCTTGAACTCTACCCTGTTCCTCTTGGCCAAGTCCctgtattctgtgttctaagtcaATCAATTCATTAACAAGTATGTTATTACGTGCCTACTATGCTCCTGGCACTGTCCCAGGCACTTGGGGCAGGGGTAGAGGAAGGAACAAAGACAAGGAATGAAACACGTGACCTCCTAGAGTCCTCGTTCTACAGTCCctcctatcccagaagttttATGTTCTAGGTCTCATTCGGCCCCGACATTGTATGGTTTTGTTCTAGAGACCCTTCCATCTGGAGGACTCTCTGTTCTAAGAGCCTTCCAGGTTCTAACATTCTCTTCATGGAGCATGAGTTGGCCATAGCTCAATGACTGATGTACATTCATAATTGCAATGACAAAGTCCAGGCAACATTGCATCAATAAACCAGGAATTACTGAGATAATACCTCAGTAATCTCGATGATGTCTGATTATATCAATGGAACCAGCAAGGACCTAAAGATGGAACTAAAATCTGAGGTCTCTCTCCTAAATGAGCAGAGCTGCATGGGAAAAGGAAGTGTCATGTAAATGTGCAGTTTGTGTTTGCTTGTCTGTTATCTTTTGCCAGGTATAGCTTGTCAAGAAAGTAACAAAAGGCTAGCTCCTCAGAGCACCCAAGCTTGTGGGTAAGGAAGAAGAGCAGACCACATAACTGCTTGACAGGCAGCAAGGATGTGAGGCTGGGAGCCCATGTTGGACTAGATCTGAAATTGCAATTACAAATATATCAGCACTCGAGCTGTGGCCAACCACACTTAGAGAAAAGAACTTTAGAAGTGggaaggactggggcagctaggtggcgcagtgggggcagctaggtggcgcagtggatagagcaccggccctggagtcaggagtacttgagttcaaatccggcatcagacacttaacacttactagctgtgtgaccctgggcaagtcacttaaccccaattgcctcactaaaaaaaaccacacacacacacacacacacacacacacacacacacacacacacacacacacacacacacacacaaaagaagtgGGAAGGACTTTAGAAGAGAGGTTTCCCCAGATAGAATGGAGAGCACACAAAAACTTAGAGCTGAATGGAACCTAGAACCTAGAACTCCTAGTTAGGTGGGACCACACAACAAGGACCGTGGAGGCAATATGTGTCATCCTCCatcctagcacagtgccaagcacatagtcAGTGtgtaaaaaatacttattgatggATTTATTGTAAACAAAGAACATGGCCTGTCTGGGCTGGAATAATAGTGTCAAAAataccttataacaaagaatatgtGGACCAGGAGAGATGATGAATGAGTGAGCAAATGGATGAGCTAAAAGTACTtagcaagcatttactatgttccaaaGCACTGTGTTAATCACTGGGGATATAACTAACAAAGCTTGGAAGGGTGACATAGGACAGTCAACTGGCGTGCCCTTTCTGGAAGAGTCAATAGTATTTATTTCATTACTTGTCCCAGAGGAAGAGTTGGGAAGGGGCAGGGCTAGGGCCAGGGTATGGGTACAATATGATACCAGGAAGATGTCAGTGAAGTGGCTGGAGTTGGCACTCACTGATCCAAAGACATGGGAGGGGAAATGTGGCAACAGAAGTGGGGTAGAAGAGTAGGAAGAACCCTGTGAAATAGTGGTATGAGGTGGTCAGCTCCAGCCTGTTGTAGGTGGGAGCCAGTTGCAGGGTCCATccttattctctttcctccttttctgcaGACCAATCAGATAACAGCAAAGCTAAGAGCAAAGAGTCTTTATGCACACACTAGTCCATACCATCACCTATCACCCACCAACCAGCCCCTAGAGCCACTGGTGACTGCTCTGCAGCAGAATAGACAGGAGTTGCTTGAACTCTCACCCATGTAGCTTGAGAGGAGAGCTCCGGGGTCCCAAGTTCTAGGATCCATCCTTCTAGTCAGAGAAAGGGGAACTTCCGGGTAGCTCCAGCCTTAGGGCTGCCTTTCTAGCAATGCCAAAGTCGTGATTTTGAGGTTTCCAACTtgatagagaaggaagaggagttttACTGGGCTTATTCTAAGATTTCTCAATGGTAAATCTCTATGGGAGCAAAACAAACCCGGGGTAGATGATTTTGGGGAGCAGCTCCAAGATTGAACACAATTTAGGTCATTGCTGAGCTTGGGGATGCCGGACTTCAGGTTACATTAGGGTTGTACAAGTCTTGTCCTGCAATTCTTGGCTCTGATGGGCCGTAGGTCTGGGGTGTCTGCATCTGAGGCAAAAGAAAGGAGTCACCTCCTGGAACTCCTTGGCCACAAAGTAGTAGCAGATGGCATCCAGGCAGCAATTGGTGTGGGCAATAAAGGTGACTATTTTAAAGACCCTTCTGAGTGTGTCATTAGATTTCAGGAAGAAGGTCAGCAGGATTGTTATGTGCAAGGGTaagaaacaaatgacaaaaacaagAAAGCTGGCCAACACCATGGACACACTCTTTCGGATCTGTCTGACCTCGGATATCTCCCTTCTCTGCACCCTCAATAGGCTGCATACAATCTGGAATGTACAGAAGACTAGGATCCCCAGAGGGATAAAAAAGCCCAGCAGAGAGGAGACTACCACTGAGGTATGGATCTCTCGCATCCTCCAAAAGCAGAAGACACCATCTTGGATCTGCCATACAACACGAAAAGCCAACATGCTGATGACCACAGCCCATAGGATGGCACAGACAATGGCCGCCCGGCCTGGGGTTCGAAGGACCTTGGCCTTCAGTGGGTACCTGATGGCCACGTAGCGATCCACACCAATGGCCATGGGGATGCTGATGCTCATGTACGCATTGACAAGATAGATGCCCTGGGGCACCTGGCAGGAGAGATCCTCAAGGCAGCTGACTCGAGTGAAGTATATGACGACAGGGAAGATCAGGATGAGGCAGCTATCTGCTACGGCTAGGTTGACCATGTACACCTGAGTCTCTGTCCACTTCTTCATCCGACAGCAGAAGACCCACAGAGCCAGGATGTTGAGAGAGAGCCCAATGACGAAGAGGAAGCCATAAAAAGCTATATAGACATACGCCTCTCCAGGGGAGTTGAGGGCTGAGTTGCAGGTGCTGGACACATTCATTCATGCAGAAACCTGCCCAATAAGAGAAAAGCTCCATCGTTCATTGTCACCAGAAAGAGAAGAACGATAGCAATCATCTGATTCACCTGTCTGATAGTCCACAGAATAATCCAAGAATAAGAGTCACCTTTCCCAGGACCATTTCAGTCTGAACACCATTGAAAGGCTGAACTGAAAAACACTTACAAGCCCCCTCCTCCTCACCTTCCCACACACCTCATCTCTGTGTCCTGTTTCTCCTGCTTtggtctccctctttccttctgctCGCTCCTGGTCCCCACCCCTGGAGCCTTAGAGAGTTCTGGGTAGAAGACTGAAATACCTCACTGATCCCAGGGATGGTTTGGGTTGAGAGGCATGGGCTCACATCTGGCACTCTTTCTcccttcagaagaggataataCTGAGAGCCGGTTCAGTGGCTTACCTGGGTTACAGATaccaagaggcagagataggATGAGAAGCCATATACCAGAGACACTGGTTAATGGCTTCCAGTCTCTTAAATTCCATCCCATCCTAGATCTccctgctccttcctcctcctcctccccagagtcttcagaggaaaggagggaggatggGCAGGTATGCTTCCACCATTTAGCAAAATGAGACCCTGACTTCTGAGTGACAAGATGAGCTCTTGAGTCCCTTAGAGGTAGGAGGCAAGGTGAGGGGGCTCTATATCTCTATGTCATTGACCCTATGATCTGGCTGGGGGCCCACACACTACATCTTCTACATCTTGCACTCCTTCCACTTCACCCCCAACTAAAATTAGGAAAAGGAATTATAGACTTTCTTTGCTGCCCTCCCCTCTGCCCACTTTCCCTCTGGGGAACTTGGGCGATACCCAAAGAAAACAGGGGCATTCACTCACCTGGGGTTTAACTGTAGGAATGCTGAGAGGTTAGGAAGGGCTCCTTCCTTGATGTGAAAGGGATGATTCCAGAGGACGCCTGTTCCCACACAGGTACCTGGATCCCCCAGCAGTGACTGAGACCAGAAGAAAATGGGTCCCCGACCTATTCGCCAAAGCCTAGCTTCTTGGCTCTTCGAAGGGCTGATGGGAGTGGTTTCTTCTATATTGCCTGGGAGAACATTCGGgctgaaaagagacagaaatgCCTCAAAGAAGCCTCTCCCACCTCCCACTTCATCCAGTGATCAGGGTGCTCGCTCCTGGTGGCAGGGAAGGCAGAAGAGTCCCTGGTGAGTGACAGTCTGCTGATTTGTCTGCCTGTCCACATTCAGGGAGGAGAAACCCTCAGTCAGGCTGCATGAATTGAAGAGAGTGTGATGACTTCACCTTGTAAACTTGGTCTGTGGTCTTCAAGGCTTGGGCTAGCCCTCCCCTACAGATCAGACATTGAGCTCTGACGCCCTCTACTGGCGGTGGCCAGATGTGCACTCAGCCCAGTGGCCAGAGGCAAAACCTAGCCCAGTTCAGCCTGAATCAATTCAATggtttattataaaataaatttattctgtatgtgCTTATATAGGGGCAAGTCACCTccccaataataaacatttttatttccagttttgagttccaaattttatccctccttccctctctcccatccccccTACCCCAAGGGGTAAGCAGTCAGGTATGGATTACAGATGTTCAATTACAAAAACAtcgccatattagtcattttgtacaaaacaatttgaataaaagaaaaaatgaaagagtgaaaaatggcatggtttagtctgtgttcaatcaatatcagttctttctttgcaggtagatagtatgcttcatcaatagtcctttgggattgtcttgctgagaatcattaagtcattcacagttcttcatcaaacaatattgctgtctctgtgcacaatgttctcttgattctgctctcttcactatacaagaagattagtttctcaaggtgaggaaatgtttaatttttgtccttgtaCCCCCAAGacctggcacacagcaagtgctcaataaatgcttattgattgctgATTGAATCAAAggtctagagatggaagggacctcagaggtcatggagCCCAcacccttcatcttacagatgaagagaggTGAGCTGACTTGGAAAGGGTCATAAAGGTAAcatcagcagagccaagatttagactcaggtcttGTGACTTCACAGGGTCATTGCTCTGGTGACTTCTGGTGATAGTGCAAAAAATGGTTCTGCCACATCCAAAACCACagtggaggagaaaggagaaagactcCCAATTCCCCAAGTGAATCTCTCTCATGTTCCTTCTACCACTGATGTTTGAAAATATTCCATCAAAacgttataggatcatagatatgggaggggtcttagaggtcatctcgtCCAATCACCtccttttacaggtaaggaaatagaAAGTTCAGAAAAGTCacatgactcacccaaggtcatacaacatAGTAAATGGAagtggaagaatttgaactcgggtctctcTGAATCCAAGACCACTGTACCATATTGCTTTATTGCACTTTTCTCAGTGAGGGAGTGAGCCTTGCATAGGTTGTGTAGGTCCCACAATCCACTTGAGGGTATAGGGTGTGTGAGCCTTTGTTAGCCTAGAGCATCTTTCATAAATGTGTGCTTGCTTACTTGTCCCCTGGCTAAGGCATATGCACCCAGTCAAGAGGACACCATAAGCTCCTTTGATAGGTCTCTGGTGGCTGGAGTTCGACTGGGTCAATAAGACAGACTTATTGGAAGCACCTCCCCCTCTGTAGCCTCTAATAGATCTGAGGAGACAGCTCCTTCCATCTCTTTTGGACACATCTCAAGTACCTTCTCTTCCTTGCAGTTCCTGACAGAGGAAGACCAAGGCGGGAAAGACTGGCAGACAATGATGGCTTACAACAGAAGCACATGGCCATGGTAGGCAGGTGCTAATTCACAGCCTGGGGCTAGATTTCTCAATTTCTTGTgcctttttctgcctttttctttgcttttcttggcATAGGTCAGTAATTAATGATCCTGAGAAATGGTTGCCTCTAGCCTTAATTGTTACCTCCTGAATTTGGGATTTGGGCATGAACTGGTCAAATAGAGGGGATTTCTGTCACAGCACAATTTTCAAAGACTGGCATCATTGGCGTCCTCCTCTGCCCAAAGGACTAAAGTAATCCATGTCTTGGCTGGTCAAGAGatcagaaaggaggaagggacgATTCCTTCTCTTTCCCGCCACCTTCACTAAGCCTCTTGCCCCCAAATAGCTCTACCAGCACTGCCTAAAAATCCCCCATCAAAACTTCAaagtccaaaagactcatggtggaaaatgctctccacatccagaagaactatggaatctgaatacagatcgaagcatactattttcacttttgttgttgttttgtttcttctttcttgtggtttttcccttttgttctagttcttctttcacaacatgactaatgtggaaatatgtttaacatgattggactgtacaacctatatcagattgcttgctgtcttggagagggggaggggagggagggagaaagaaacaatttggaattcaaaaccttacaaaaaatgaatgttgaaaaccatgtTTACATGAAAttgtaaaaaatataataaaaataatattaagtaaAACACTTCATAGGAAATAGACTAAGAACCAGAAGGGGACTTTAGAGgttgtcccttttccttttacagGAAATGGAGGCCTACGGAGGTCAAGGCAATTGCttcatgtcacacagctaggacaggCTAAGCCTCAGAGAAGAGAGGttcaagagaaatacaaatatcGGTTCAGGAGTCCCACAGAAGATCTTGGACTTCTGGGTAGAATGTTAAATGTTTCCTGTATTTGTTCTCCCCCGATTGTGAGGTCTTTACAACTTATACAGTTTTTGTGGTAGGGGAAATAAGCAGGTGTTCTATGCATGATGCCCATGTTGTACACCGAGTACCTTTTCTAGAAGAGCGTTTCCTACCTGCATTTTGGGGAACCTCTAGCCATGAGCTATCCATAAGTTTGGATTTCCCTAGAGGAATCCAGACAGGAGTCCGGAGGCAAAGAGAGAACGCAACCATCTAGGAGCTGGTCCCTCAGGATATGAGTCCGATTCCCTCTATTGATGGGTTCCCCTGGGGTATTGGTGATATCTTGGAGGTTTATCCAGTATGGGAGGAGGTATTTGCAATATAGACCAAGTACTTGCCTAATCCGTTTTGGGGAACCCCAAATAGGCCCCTTGTTCTAGCATGGGGTGAATTCAGACTACCATTGGGAACAAGCTATGTGTTACAGGGATGCACCAAGGAAATTTTaggctgcctctgacacatactgtaacgattggaataacgccacctgctggatactaactgtagaagagttctgcccatgaagcgaaggtctttgagggcaagaccaggagtcttttctttggcgtcacttcctgacgcgggctagtgggaggaggaaggaagagactagcgctcagtctcactctctcttttcctctggactctggcggagaagggagctagaaatgcgctctccctttaatagataggaatctagacctttctctctctctttaccaaattcttattctccttaataaatgcttaaaagtctaactcttgctaaagcttataatttattggcgaccactcattaaa is part of the Dromiciops gliroides isolate mDroGli1 chromosome 4, mDroGli1.pri, whole genome shotgun sequence genome and encodes:
- the LOC122753299 gene encoding G-protein coupled receptor 35-like, with amino-acid sequence MNVSSTCNSALNSPGEAYVYIAFYGFLFVIGLSLNILALWVFCCRMKKWTETQVYMVNLAVADSCLILIFPVVIYFTRVSCLEDLSCQVPQGIYLVNAYMSISIPMAIGVDRYVAIRYPLKAKVLRTPGRAAIVCAILWAVVISMLAFRVVWQIQDGVFCFWRMREIHTSVVVSSLLGFFIPLGILVFCTFQIVCSLLRVQRREISEVRQIRKSVSMVLASFLVFVICFLPLHITILLTFFLKSNDTLRRVFKIVTFIAHTNCCLDAICYYFVAKEFQEVTPFFCLRCRHPRPTAHQSQELQDKTCTTLM